In Megalobrama amblycephala isolate DHTTF-2021 linkage group LG9, ASM1881202v1, whole genome shotgun sequence, the sequence cgttttagtgttttatttttattattgttattatatacagtccagtccaaaagtttggaaccactaagatttttaatgtttttaaaagaagtttcgtctgctcaccaaggctacatttatttaattaaaaatacagtaaaaaacagtaatattgtgaaatattattacaatttaaaataactgtgtactatttaaatatatttgacaaagtaatttattcctgtgatgcaaagctgaattttcagcatcgttactccagtcttcagtgtcacatgatccttcagaaatcattctaatatgctgatttgctgctcaataaacatttatgattatttacaatgttgaaaacagttgtgtactttttttttcaggattccttgatgaatagaaagttcaaaagaacagcatttatctgaaatacaaagcttctgtagcattatacactaccgttcaaaagtttggggtcagtaagaatttttatttttatttttttgaaaagaaattaaagaaatgaatacttttattcagcaaggatgcattaaatcaatcaaaagtggcagtaaagacatttataatgttacaaaagattagatttcagataaacactgttcttttgaactttctattcatcaaataatcctgaaaaaaaatattgtacacaaatattttgtacaattgtacacattaaatgtttcttgagcagcagatcagcatattagaatgatttctgaaggatcatgtgacactgaagactggagtaatgatgctgaaaattcagctttgcatcacaggaataaattactttgtcaaatatattcaaatagaaaacagttattttaaattgtaataatatttcacaatattactgtttttactgtatttttaattaaataaatgtagccttggtgagcagacgaaacttcttttaaaaacattaaaaatcttagtggttccaaacttttggactgtactgtgtatataagATTATAACAATTATATAGTATAATTTGCTAACATTtcacatttgttaacattagttaatgtgttTTAACTAACaatcagcaatacatttgttacagtatttattaatcttaatacATTAATCTTAATAGAAATAcgtgttcatgttagttcacagtgcattaactaatattaatacaacttttgattttcaATAATGcatttagtaaatgttgaaattaacattaactaagattaatacaTGCAGTAGAAGTGTTGTTCATTTTTAGCCCATGTTAACTAATCTAGTTAGttaaatgaaaccttattgtaaagtgttacctataaAAGTTGTAACCAACTGTTTTTTCCATTACATTATGCTCCATCTAGCTTTTTAAACACAAGAACACGAATTGTATGTGAATTGTGAATGACCCCTTAGAAACAAGAGGCGTGTCATTCACAGGTTAAATCTGCTTTTTATAGTCACACTTTGACAGCTTTAAATGAAGGGATTTCCCTAACAACACATTCATTTACTTCAACATCAGTGTCTATAAAAACACGTGGGTTTCCAGGAACCACCTGCAATCACAGTATGTCCACTTTCACAATGAGAAACTGCAACCCACAATGCTCTGAATCTCTTCAAATAACTTCCTGAACGCTTGGATGATGTATGATGGAGGTTTTTGAAGTGTTGTATtcaactgtaattcccaccattcagttgtaatatttattgtactattttttttacattgctttcctttctgtttttctgtcaatattaGGATTCCAGTGAGGGAAGGAGACATGTCCCAGGAAAAGCCCACCTACCCAATGATGGGGGAGAACAACCCCCTCCACAACAATGTCTACGAACCGCCCAAAATGGATGCCTTTGGAATGCCTCCGCCCAACTACAGCCAGGGTCCAGTGGCCCCTCCGTATGTGGCACCGGGGCCCTATGTCCAGTCTGGTTACGGCCAGCCCGGTTTCCAACCTACGGCACCAGGGTTCGGCCCTGCACCGTACCCACATCCACAGATGCCATACCCACAGGCGGGCTACGCTCAGGGGCCGTACGCTCAGGGGCCGTACCCTCAGAGCCCATACCAGCAGGGGCCCGGCCAGCCTGCCTTTGGTGTAGATCCTAATGGTAACAACTGTTAGGAAATTTACTTGCTTGTTTTTTACTCTGGATATTTCCACTTTACCCCCAAATGAACTGGTGTGGCTGTAACAATACGGTAAAATTGAGCCAAAAGACTCAAATAAGAGGTTGAAATCAGATCAGATCCAGATTTATTAAGCTGTGGTAAAGCATtcctgttcatttttgttacatttctaTTGAATTTTGATGTTGTGTAACAAAATGTCTTCTGAgttcaggtttgactgtagtaaaatgaatgtaaaaaccgacacttcaaatcaacatttcaaacaaaaaaaatctaaaccttgacaaaaagtagtctttaagaatgtctaagtataaatccaaatccaaaactttataaaaataagtatttatttctaaaaaccACTAGAGAATTTATAAGCCACTTTATATAGAACTATACAGGCATCTAGCGGTTACACTACATgacattatatacatttttcttcttttacacCCACCAGATGGCACTAATATACCTTCAAAAAATTGGATATTAAATgctttttctattttaacatggaatactgctttaattaaaaaaatatttatttaaaaaatatattagaaaaatgtgtattattttcaatggggaaaaatagctaataaaatttgtataaatattgcatattattataaaatccCCTCAAAAGtctaaataataatcaaaaaatattattaaacaaaaatatattacattggttttcctgaaaaaaaaaaaaaaaaaaagttacatttcaagTCACTTTTGACCATGATGGAGCCAAGTGTGGCCCCTAAACGAAGAGGACCAGAGGGTTAAgagcttatttaaataatatattagaaaaatgtgtattattttcaatggggaaaaatagctaataaaggttgtataaatattgcatattattataaaattccctcaaaattctaaataataatcaaaaaaatattattgaacaaaaatgtattacattagttttcctgaaaaacaaaaaaagctacATTTCAAGGCTTCGGTCACTTTTGACCATGATAGAGCCAAGTGTGACCATTAAACGAAGAGGACCAGAGGGTTAAGAGCAGTAAGTCCACATGTTTTTAGGTTAAataagtgtgtttttgtgtacTTGGTCCTCTTGAGGGTTATTCAAGGTAAAATGCTTTGCCCGAGCAATTCAACAAAAGTTCACTAGCTCTGAGAGTGCAGTAAGTGTATAATTTGCTCTTTCCTTACCTCATCTCCAGTCTCTGCTGTAACAATTAGGACTGTATTATATATTAAGAGGCCTTTCTGGTGCTGTTGGTGTGCATGCTATGAAATGTGCTTTCCCTTGCCAAAGCTATAAACTGTTTAAATTGGTCCTCTACTTCAGTATGCATTGAAATGCTGTGAGGACATGCATCTAACATGCACATTATTTGTGTTTTGACAGCTTCTGTAGAGAGCCCTGGATACCATGGTGGAGATGGACCCCCCTCTTACTATGGCAATGATGAGTTTACAAACTCCGGTTGGGAAGATAAGAGTATCCGACAGGCCTTTATTAGAAAGGTAAACAGTAAGGGACAGAATCGGTGTATATAAATAGTGTATGTAGCAGTACGGTGTGTTAAAGAAAAACACTGTTTCGTCACTCTCTCCTCAGGTGTTTTTGGTCTTGACTGTGCAGCTGCTGGTCACCTTCTCTTTTGTTGCCGTTTTCACCTTTTCAACTGATGTCAAAGTGTTTGTACGGAGAAATCGGTGGACGTACTATGTGTCCTACGCTATCTTCTTCGTGGCACTCATCGTTCTCAGCTGCTGTGGAGAGTTTCGCCGCAAGCACCCATGGAACCTGGTGGCACTGGTACAGCTGCACTTATTAACATGATTATTTAgtgtttttatatgcaatattgtttattatatatatatatatatatgtagagATATAGAAATAGAGATAGAGATGGCCTGAGCGAGCATTACCTGAGTCTGATaaaacattcattcttcaggtcgatgtccataatattacatccattataaaagtcagtttgaatgtctgctgaggaaagcgatatctttgtccTTTTTAGAGTAAAGGAAATTTCCCAtaacagcgctaaaacaacgtaaagtttgccgccatctagtggcttattaatgtaactttcgcttaatccatattacacactaatggaccctttctcaataccaaatacaacatattatttatgtaaaatatttattgaacaacaatatttaaattaacaacattagccattataaatgacaatatgaaataaacacaattgtacaattcagtcaaacgtacaaaagcagtgctctacaggatgcaagttaaatatagccttaatattaaattattaaatttgatTTGCTCAGGagcaagtaatagattaataagaccaaagattgcatgttttatgtacccaaaattaattatatctcagCAGAATATCCTCAAAGCACTgaccgagatgaagctgttctcggcgggtactcgagcactgaacggccgctgacagcctggagctcacatcttcgaaaacatcaaaataaacagtaaaataggcgttatgattaaatatgagtctaaacaactacattctcacctaaaaagtcttaaaactacagttcgtggtacaagatATGTAGTACTTGTGAAAAATGACGGTGGATTTGCTCGGTCGCCTTGAGTTGcttcatacatatatatataatatataatattatatatataataataacagtacagtccaaaagtttggaaccactgagatttttaatgtttttaaaagaagtttcgtctgctcaccaaggctacatttatttaattaaaaatacagtaaaaacagtaatattgtgaaatattattacaatttaaaataactgtgtactatttaaatatatttgacaaagtaatttattcctgtgatgcaaagctgaattttcagcatcattactccagtcttca encodes:
- the grinaa gene encoding glutamate receptor, ionotropic, N-methyl D-aspartate-associated protein 1a (glutamate binding) gives rise to the protein MSQEKPTYPMMGENNPLHNNVYEPPKMDAFGMPPPNYSQGPVAPPYVAPGPYVQSGYGQPGFQPTAPGFGPAPYPHPQMPYPQAGYAQGPYAQGPYPQSPYQQGPGQPAFGVDPNASVESPGYHGGDGPPSYYGNDEFTNSGWEDKSIRQAFIRKVFLVLTVQLLVTFSFVAVFTFSTDVKVFVRRNRWTYYVSYAIFFVALIVLSCCGEFRRKHPWNLVALSILTLSLSYMVGMIASFYDTDTVIMAVGITVVVCFTVVLFSLQSKYDFTSCWGVLFVCLIVLVIASFLCIFIQNKILHIVYASLGALLFTCFLAVDTQLLLGNKKLAISPEEYVYAALNLYTDIINIFLYILTIVGRARD